One window of Papaver somniferum cultivar HN1 chromosome 9, ASM357369v1, whole genome shotgun sequence genomic DNA carries:
- the LOC113314380 gene encoding elicitor-responsive protein 1-like yields MTRGTLKVLLVDACILKDTDLIGKMDPYVVIKFGDQKRKSTVCKKQGKTPVWNEKLKFNVEYAGYIRDEHPKHKLKFKIMDKDRFSKDDFIGELTIYVDDLLAQGMVNGKAEIPPCNYSIVGSNKSDNGGIRIGLAFTQVDENENKEGKSKKKKHGFHLHHKNDGKKKSGGWKNAFKHHNKNDDEAEKEEGGEEEEEESVSSESDQEEEAGAEGEEEGNVFGKLGALLESLGDL; encoded by the exons ATGACAAGGGGTACACTAAAAGTGTTGCTTGTGGATGCTTGTATACTCAAAGACACCGATCTGATTG GTAAAATGGATCCGTATGTGGTAATTAAGTTTGGTGATCAGAAGCGTAAGAGCACCGTTTGCAAAA AACAAGGAAAAACACCGGTGTGGAACGAAAAGCTCAAATTTAATGTGGAGTATGCCGGTTATATCAGAGATGAACATCCTAaacataaactcaaatttaagaTCATGGATAAAGATAGGTTCAGCAAGGATGATTTTATCGGTGAATTGAC GATCTATGTTGACGATCTCTTAGCACAAGGAATGGTGAATGGAAAGGCTGAAATACCGCCTTGCAACTACAGCATTGTCGGCTCTAACAAATCCGACAACGGAGGGATTCGAATCGGCCTAGCTTTCACCCAG GtagatgaaaatgaaaataaggAGGGTAAGTCTAAGAAAAAGAAACACGGCTTCCACCTCCATCACAAGAATGATGGGAAGAAAAAATCCGGTGGATGGAAAAATGCCTtcaaacaccataataagaatgATGATGAGGCAGAGAAGGAGGAGGGGggggaagaggaggaagaggagtcGGTGTCTTCGGAATCGGATCAGGAGGAGGAGGCAGGGGCGGAAGGGGAGGAGGAGGGGAACGTGTTTGGAAAGCTTGGAGCTTTATTAGAATCTCTGGGTGACTTATGa